The Aeromicrobium senzhongii genome includes a window with the following:
- a CDS encoding ComF family protein, protein MRGWWQAAADLVLGVCCPLCGAPGLHPCRTCVAAVAPDPVVMDVGDVPVAVAGVHRGLRREALLAWKVGGAASLDPVIAHHLASAVVCLIGDVSSVTLVPVPSTRRSRRERGRELVTDLAASTARTLAGVGVDAQVRPVLRLRRQTRDQHALSRGDRALNVAGSMAAAAVPTGPVVVVDDVLTTGATLLEAVRALSASGAFPILGAAAVVMAQPGSTPVASHPGDGLRSG, encoded by the coding sequence ATGCGCGGGTGGTGGCAGGCGGCGGCCGATCTGGTCCTGGGTGTGTGCTGTCCACTGTGCGGGGCGCCCGGACTGCATCCGTGCCGGACCTGCGTCGCCGCGGTCGCGCCCGATCCGGTGGTGATGGACGTCGGCGACGTCCCGGTGGCCGTGGCGGGCGTCCACCGGGGCCTGCGGCGCGAGGCGCTCCTGGCCTGGAAGGTCGGTGGGGCCGCGAGCCTCGATCCGGTGATCGCCCACCACCTCGCGTCGGCCGTGGTGTGCCTGATCGGCGACGTCTCCTCGGTGACCCTGGTGCCGGTGCCCTCGACCCGCCGTTCGCGCCGGGAGCGCGGACGCGAGCTCGTCACGGATCTGGCCGCGTCGACGGCGCGCACGCTCGCCGGCGTGGGCGTCGACGCCCAGGTCCGACCCGTCCTGCGACTGCGGCGACAGACGCGCGATCAGCACGCTCTCAGCCGCGGTGACCGGGCGCTCAACGTCGCCGGATCCATGGCGGCGGCGGCGGTGCCGACCGGCCCCGTGGTGGTCGTCGACGACGTCCTCACGACCGGCGCGACCCTCCTCGAGGCGGTCCGCGCACTGTCCGCGAGCGGGGCGTTCCCGATCCTCGGTGCGGCCGCAGTGGTGATGGCGCAGCCGGGGTCGACACCGGTGGCGAGTCACCCCGGCGACGGACTACGGTCGGGGTAG
- the mtrA gene encoding MtrAB system response regulator MtrA yields the protein MSQRRPKHERVLVVDDDASLAEMLTIVLEGEGFRTAVCHTGDAVMAAFEEFKPDVVLLDRMLPGLDGMEVCRQIRDVSGVPIVMLTAKGETRDIVDGLEVGADDYLTKPFRNSELIARIRARLRRRDPLGGRIEFGDIVLDPQGHTVTRDGRPVSLTPLEFDLLACLISAPEQVFSREVLLQKVWGYHHPGDTKLVNVHMTRLRQKIEDEAENPQVIRTVRGIGYQAIDPASR from the coding sequence ATGTCGCAACGTCGCCCCAAGCACGAGCGGGTGCTCGTCGTCGACGACGATGCGTCGTTGGCCGAGATGCTCACGATCGTCCTTGAGGGCGAGGGATTCCGGACGGCCGTCTGTCACACCGGCGACGCGGTGATGGCGGCGTTCGAGGAGTTCAAGCCCGACGTGGTCCTGTTGGACCGGATGCTCCCGGGTCTGGACGGCATGGAGGTGTGCCGCCAGATCCGGGACGTCTCGGGCGTCCCGATCGTGATGCTGACCGCCAAGGGCGAGACGCGGGACATCGTCGACGGCCTCGAGGTCGGCGCCGACGACTACCTCACCAAGCCGTTCCGCAACAGCGAGCTGATCGCCCGGATCCGGGCGCGGCTGCGCCGGCGAGACCCGCTCGGCGGACGGATCGAGTTCGGTGACATCGTCCTGGATCCCCAGGGGCACACCGTCACCCGCGACGGGCGCCCGGTCTCGCTCACCCCGCTGGAGTTCGACCTGCTGGCCTGCCTCATCTCGGCACCCGAGCAGGTCTTCAGTCGCGAGGTGCTGCTGCAGAAGGTGTGGGGCTACCACCACCCCGGTGACACGAAGCTGGTCAACGTCCACATGACGCGACTGCGCCAGAAGATCGAGGACGAGGCCGAGAACCCGCAGGTCATCCGCACGGTGCGCGGCATCGGCTACCAGGCGATCGACCCGGCCTCCCGCTGA
- the mtrB gene encoding MtrAB system histidine kinase MtrB — MRRLVGLWRRSLRTRVVINTVLLSTAVILIVGWALLHDVAGGLAENRRDAAIGEARAGLEQAQSQLDAAVDSEPTRQSPALTQLVDALAATRGENRSYELVLQGPLAEAGGAPVRASGNVGIDAVPADLVRQVSSEQGIFWTFSELSVFGTGDVPVVTVGGRVTAPGSNDRYALYYVFSMADQQETLGLVRTALLAGGAGLLVMVTLVAGLVARQVVEPVRLARRIAERFAAGNLEQRMHVKGEDDIARLSTSFNQMAESLQSQIRRLENLSRLQQRFVSDVSHELRTPLTTVQMAGQVLYEARPGFDPQTARAAELLQTEVGRFEALLSDLLDLSRFDAGAATLETDPVDLAAVARTAAADDVLKRAGIVGHARGADRPAIVEADYRRVDRIVRNLVTNAARYSESDQVDVIVSQAADRVSLAVRDYGVGMEPDVVRRVFDRFWRGDPARSHGGTGLGLAIAREDAALHGGTLEVWSRPGEGTEFILTLPRVAGERVWSPVTSSVFA, encoded by the coding sequence ATGCGCCGGCTCGTGGGGCTGTGGCGCCGTTCGCTGCGCACCCGGGTGGTCATCAACACGGTGCTGCTGAGCACGGCCGTCATCTTGATCGTCGGCTGGGCGCTGCTGCACGACGTGGCCGGCGGCCTGGCCGAGAACCGCCGCGACGCCGCGATCGGCGAGGCCCGCGCCGGCCTGGAGCAGGCCCAGTCCCAGCTCGACGCCGCGGTCGACAGCGAGCCCACCCGTCAGTCGCCGGCGTTGACGCAGCTGGTCGACGCGCTGGCCGCGACCCGCGGCGAGAACCGCTCGTACGAGCTCGTGTTGCAGGGCCCGTTGGCCGAGGCCGGCGGAGCGCCCGTGCGGGCGTCGGGCAACGTCGGCATCGACGCGGTGCCCGCCGACCTGGTTCGCCAGGTCAGCTCCGAGCAGGGCATCTTCTGGACCTTCTCCGAGCTGTCGGTCTTCGGCACCGGTGACGTCCCGGTCGTCACGGTCGGCGGCCGGGTGACCGCGCCCGGCTCGAACGACCGGTACGCGCTCTACTACGTGTTCTCGATGGCCGACCAGCAGGAGACGCTGGGCCTCGTGCGCACCGCCCTGCTGGCCGGTGGCGCGGGACTGCTGGTCATGGTGACGCTCGTCGCCGGACTGGTCGCGCGTCAGGTGGTCGAGCCGGTCCGTCTGGCGCGACGCATCGCCGAGCGGTTCGCGGCCGGCAACCTCGAGCAGCGGATGCACGTCAAGGGCGAGGACGACATCGCGCGCCTGAGCACGTCCTTCAACCAGATGGCCGAGAGCCTGCAGAGTCAGATCCGCCGCCTCGAGAACCTGTCCCGGCTGCAACAGCGCTTCGTGTCGGACGTCTCCCATGAGCTGCGCACGCCGTTGACGACCGTGCAGATGGCCGGTCAGGTGCTCTACGAGGCGCGCCCGGGCTTCGACCCCCAGACCGCGCGAGCGGCCGAGTTGCTGCAGACCGAGGTCGGCCGGTTCGAGGCGTTGCTGTCGGACCTGCTGGACCTGAGCCGCTTCGACGCCGGAGCCGCCACCTTGGAGACCGATCCCGTGGACCTGGCGGCGGTGGCCCGGACCGCGGCGGCGGACGACGTGCTCAAGCGGGCGGGCATCGTGGGCCACGCCCGCGGCGCCGACCGGCCGGCGATCGTCGAGGCGGACTACCGACGGGTCGACCGGATCGTGCGCAACCTCGTCACCAACGCCGCCCGGTACAGCGAGTCCGACCAGGTCGACGTGATCGTGTCCCAGGCGGCCGACCGGGTCTCGTTGGCCGTCCGCGACTACGGCGTCGGCATGGAGCCCGACGTGGTCCGCCGGGTGTTCGACCGCTTCTGGCGCGGTGATCCCGCTCGCTCGCACGGTGGCACGGGGCTCGGGCTGGCGATCGCCCGCGAGGACGCCGCCCTGCACGGCGGGACCCTCGAGGTGTGGTCGCGGCCCGGCGAGGGGACCGAGTTCATCCTGACCCTGCCGCGGGTCGCGGGGGAGCGCGTGTGGTCGCCCGTCACGAGCTCGGTGTTCGCATGA
- a CDS encoding winged helix-turn-helix domain-containing protein: protein MTARLTALQARRIALGAQGFTRAQPEVVRREHVARVARRLGFFQIDSVNVLQRAHYLPLYSRLGPYDTDLLHRAAGRAPRLLFEYWAHEAALVDVDLWPAMHHKMRSGRGMWGGMARAVQENPELIDQVEAAVARSGPITARELEARLGAQERDRTHWGWNWSQTKQALEYLFFVGRVSSARRNAAFEREYDLPERVLPARVLALPEPSDEEAHLTLVSHAARALGVATAQCLRDYFRLAPAPTTAAVSALVADGVLEPVTIEGWKRPAYLHAEAARPRRVEARTLLSPFDPLVFERTRTERLFDFRYRIEIYVPQPQRVHGYYVLPFLLGDRIVARVDLKADREGGRLLVLGSFAEPGAPAETARELGQELLRMAGWLGLGEVEVRPRGDLAAMLAPECAAPH from the coding sequence GTGACGGCGCGCCTCACGGCGCTGCAGGCTCGGCGCATCGCGCTCGGGGCGCAGGGGTTCACCCGCGCGCAGCCCGAGGTGGTGCGCCGTGAGCACGTGGCCCGGGTGGCGCGCCGCCTGGGGTTCTTCCAGATCGACTCCGTCAACGTCCTGCAACGAGCGCACTACCTGCCGCTGTACTCACGGCTGGGCCCCTACGACACCGACCTGCTGCACCGTGCTGCCGGCCGGGCCCCGCGCCTGCTGTTCGAGTACTGGGCGCACGAGGCGGCCCTCGTCGACGTCGACCTGTGGCCGGCGATGCACCACAAGATGCGCTCCGGTCGCGGGATGTGGGGCGGAATGGCCCGCGCCGTCCAGGAGAACCCCGAGCTGATCGACCAGGTGGAGGCCGCTGTCGCCCGCTCGGGTCCGATCACGGCCCGCGAGCTGGAGGCCCGGCTCGGCGCCCAGGAGCGCGACCGGACCCACTGGGGCTGGAACTGGTCCCAGACCAAGCAGGCGCTGGAGTACCTGTTCTTCGTGGGGCGCGTCTCGTCCGCGCGGCGCAATGCCGCCTTCGAGCGCGAGTACGACCTGCCCGAGCGCGTGCTGCCCGCCCGGGTGCTCGCGCTGCCGGAGCCCTCGGACGAGGAGGCCCACCTGACGCTCGTGAGCCATGCGGCCCGAGCCCTCGGCGTCGCCACGGCGCAGTGCCTGCGGGACTACTTCCGCCTGGCGCCCGCTCCGACCACGGCCGCGGTGAGCGCCCTGGTGGCCGACGGCGTCCTCGAACCGGTGACCATCGAGGGCTGGAAGCGCCCGGCGTACCTGCATGCCGAGGCCGCCCGCCCGCGCCGGGTCGAGGCGCGGACCCTGCTCAGTCCCTTCGACCCGCTGGTCTTCGAGCGCACGCGCACCGAGCGACTCTTCGACTTCCGCTACCGCATCGAGATCTACGTGCCCCAGCCGCAGCGGGTGCACGGGTACTACGTCCTGCCCTTCCTGCTGGGCGACCGGATCGTCGCGCGCGTGGACCTCAAGGCCGACCGCGAGGGCGGGCGGCTGCTCGTGCTCGGCTCGTTCGCCGAGCCCGGGGCCCCGGCCGAAACGGCCCGCGAGCTGGGGCAGGAGTTGCTGCGCATGGCCGGTTGGCTGGGCCTGGGCGAGGTCGAGGTCCGTCCACGTGGTGATCTGGCCGCGATGCTGGCGCCGGAGTGTGCCGCCCCGCACTAG
- a CDS encoding response regulator, whose amino-acid sequence MTANGDAIRVLLVDDQELFRRGVTMVLGADGGFEIEDVDDGDAALERIAEEPFDVVLLDVRMPHRSGVEICAAIKETAPTTGIIMLTASDDEADLYESIKAGAAGYLLKDGSTYDQVAEAVKLVAAGQSLISPSMATKLLDEFVHMAKGPAPATTLTARELQVLRLVAHGKSNRDIAGELFISENTVKNHIRNILEKLQMKSRMEAAMYAVRSKLIDDVL is encoded by the coding sequence GTGACTGCAAACGGGGATGCGATCCGGGTCCTGCTGGTCGATGACCAAGAGCTGTTCCGACGTGGCGTGACCATGGTCCTCGGTGCCGACGGGGGGTTCGAGATCGAGGACGTCGACGACGGTGACGCCGCGTTGGAACGCATCGCGGAGGAGCCGTTCGACGTCGTTCTGCTCGACGTCCGGATGCCCCACCGCAGCGGTGTCGAGATCTGCGCCGCGATCAAGGAGACTGCGCCCACGACCGGCATCATCATGCTCACGGCCAGCGACGACGAGGCCGACCTGTACGAGTCGATCAAGGCCGGTGCCGCCGGATACCTGCTCAAGGACGGGTCGACGTACGACCAGGTCGCCGAGGCGGTCAAGCTCGTCGCGGCCGGTCAGTCGTTGATCAGCCCTAGCATGGCCACGAAGCTGCTCGACGAGTTCGTGCACATGGCCAAGGGGCCGGCGCCGGCCACGACCCTGACCGCGCGCGAGCTGCAGGTGCTGCGCCTGGTCGCTCACGGCAAGAGCAACCGCGACATCGCCGGTGAGCTGTTCATCAGCGAGAACACGGTCAAGAACCACATCCGCAACATCCTCGAGAAGCTGCAGATGAAGTCGCGGATGGAGGCGGCCATGTACGCCGTCCGCAGCAAGCTCATCGACGACGTTCTGTGA
- the ahcY gene encoding adenosylhomocysteinase has product MDYRVKDLSLHEYGRKEIELAEHEMPGLMAMRERYGDSKPLAGARIAGSLHMTIQTAVLIETLTALGADVRWATCNIFSTQDHAAAAVVVGPNGTPDDPQGTPVFAWKGETLAEYWDEAEKVFAFTDEQGAECGPNVLLDDGGDITMLLHLGVEYEKAGAVPPQDSTDNEEFKEVLRVLARSLETKPQYWTNIAKDIKGVSEETTTGVLRLYDRFREGTLLFPAINVNDSVTKSKFDNKYGCRHSLIDGINRATDVMIGGKVAVVCGYGDVGKGSAESLRGQGARVIVTEIDPICALQAAMDGYEVKRLESVVEYADIFITTTGNFDIIRVEHFEKMKHQAIVGNIGHFDNEINMAGLAKIPGIVKDEIKPQVHQWIFPDGKKIIVLSEGRLLNLGNATGHPSFVMSNSFTNQVLAQIELYSKADQYELGVHVLPKHLDEEVARLHLDALGVELTELTKEQAEYLGVDVAGPYKSDHYRY; this is encoded by the coding sequence ATGGATTATCGCGTCAAGGACCTGTCCCTCCACGAGTACGGCCGCAAGGAGATCGAGCTCGCGGAGCACGAGATGCCCGGCCTCATGGCCATGCGTGAGCGCTACGGGGACAGCAAGCCCTTGGCCGGCGCCCGCATCGCCGGTTCGCTGCACATGACGATCCAGACCGCGGTCCTCATCGAGACGCTCACGGCGCTGGGCGCCGACGTCCGCTGGGCGACCTGCAACATCTTCTCCACCCAGGACCACGCCGCCGCCGCGGTCGTCGTCGGGCCGAACGGCACGCCGGACGATCCGCAGGGCACGCCGGTCTTCGCGTGGAAGGGCGAGACGCTCGCCGAGTACTGGGACGAGGCCGAGAAGGTCTTCGCCTTCACCGACGAGCAGGGTGCCGAGTGCGGCCCCAACGTGCTGCTCGACGACGGTGGCGACATCACGATGCTGCTGCACCTGGGCGTCGAGTACGAGAAGGCCGGCGCCGTTCCTCCGCAGGACAGCACCGACAACGAGGAGTTCAAGGAGGTGCTGCGCGTCCTGGCCCGTTCGCTGGAGACCAAGCCGCAGTACTGGACGAACATCGCCAAGGACATCAAGGGCGTCTCCGAGGAGACCACCACCGGCGTCCTGCGCCTGTACGACCGCTTCCGTGAGGGCACGCTGCTCTTCCCGGCGATCAACGTCAACGACTCGGTCACCAAGAGCAAGTTCGACAACAAGTACGGCTGCCGCCACTCGCTGATCGACGGCATCAACCGCGCCACCGACGTCATGATCGGCGGCAAGGTCGCCGTCGTGTGCGGCTACGGCGACGTCGGCAAGGGCTCGGCGGAGTCGCTGCGCGGCCAGGGTGCCCGCGTCATCGTCACCGAGATCGACCCGATCTGCGCGCTGCAGGCCGCGATGGACGGCTACGAGGTCAAGCGCCTCGAGTCGGTCGTCGAGTACGCCGACATCTTCATCACCACGACGGGCAACTTCGACATCATCCGGGTCGAGCACTTCGAGAAGATGAAGCACCAGGCGATCGTCGGCAACATCGGCCACTTCGACAACGAGATCAACATGGCCGGCCTGGCCAAGATCCCCGGCATCGTCAAGGACGAGATCAAGCCGCAGGTCCACCAGTGGATCTTCCCCGACGGCAAGAAGATCATCGTGCTGTCCGAGGGCCGTCTGCTGAACCTGGGCAACGCGACGGGCCACCCCTCGTTCGTGATGTCGAACTCGTTCACGAACCAGGTCCTCGCGCAGATCGAGCTGTACAGCAAGGCCGACCAGTACGAGTTGGGCGTCCACGTGCTGCCCAAGCACCTCGACGAGGAGGTCGCTCGCCTGCACCTCGACGCCCTGGGCGTCGAGCTGACCGAGCTGACCAAGGAGCAGGCCGAGTACCTCGGCGTCGACGTGGCGGGTCCGTACAAGTCGGACCACTACCGCTACTGA
- the hpf gene encoding ribosome hibernation-promoting factor, HPF/YfiA family, translating to MEIVVTGRNSEISEKFRNHVAEKLQRIEKFDSRQRISRVEVEVTHEKNPRQPETAARVEMTVRSRGPAVRVEATSTDQHSALDAAVDKLETRLRKVVERKRSHRDKHRAESIEAATADLPVADFDELDDTVESDIRKVGPLEVEGDGPLVVREKEHVSEAMTLDQALYEMELVGHDFYLFVEKDSMKPSVVYRRKGYDYGVIRLTVEG from the coding sequence ATGGAAATCGTGGTCACCGGTCGCAACAGTGAGATCTCGGAGAAGTTCCGCAACCATGTCGCCGAGAAGCTGCAGCGGATCGAGAAGTTCGACAGCCGTCAGCGGATCAGCCGGGTCGAGGTCGAGGTGACGCATGAGAAGAACCCGCGTCAGCCCGAGACCGCCGCCCGTGTCGAGATGACGGTGCGTTCGCGCGGTCCGGCCGTCCGGGTGGAGGCCACCTCCACCGACCAGCACTCGGCACTGGACGCCGCGGTGGACAAGCTCGAGACCCGACTGCGCAAGGTCGTCGAGCGCAAGCGCAGCCACCGCGACAAGCACCGCGCCGAGTCGATCGAGGCGGCCACGGCCGACCTCCCCGTGGCCGACTTCGACGAGCTGGACGACACCGTGGAGTCCGACATCCGCAAGGTCGGACCGCTCGAGGTCGAGGGCGACGGCCCGCTCGTCGTGCGCGAGAAGGAGCACGTCTCCGAGGCGATGACGCTGGATCAGGCCCTCTACGAGATGGAGCTGGTCGGGCACGACTTCTACCTCTTCGTGGAGAAGGACTCGATGAAGCCGAGCGTCGTCTACCGCCGCAAGGGTTACGACTACGGCGTCATTCGTCTCACGGTCGAGGGGTGA
- a CDS encoding LpqB family beta-propeller domain-containing protein, giving the protein MRAPRTALVLAVVAAVLAGCAGIPTSGPVERVQDESGLGESTVRYTPAGPAPDATEAQIVRGFLDAMLAYPVTHRVAAEYLTPEAADQWRPGRSTTVYTAAYVSSDAVGSGRIDLTADARLDAQGRLTRLGTTKRWDLDLERIDGQWRIATPPDGVLVSRGWFEDYVRTFDLYFLDQSGSHLVPVPVHEVVGDQLATSLMTSLAIGPRPGSAPGLTTAVPPVEDLRASVPVVDGVAQIEFSTRVGDLKPALQKRLSAQVAWTLRQVPIVTDVQITGDGTVVAPAGEPVQDAGGWTSFGPDKSRRWATVVAEGVVHRVGPRSRERLPGDWGTDDAGASMVAADEERVVATWRDRARVTAADGTDPVDITGERFLRPILDIDENAWLVDRPAGRTRVRVHDGESFVGVPAPELRGISSFAVSPDGARYAATADGRLFVGGVERRDGRVVGLTDATRLATVAGARQVVWVDGSRVAHLGPPGSQVHSLRIDGTEVVDAWPGGGQLLPDIEPVALVATAAADSDLYLLDSEGGVWILDRTRWVAVDVAAARGIA; this is encoded by the coding sequence ATGAGGGCGCCCCGCACCGCCCTGGTCCTGGCGGTCGTCGCCGCCGTGCTGGCCGGTTGTGCGGGCATCCCGACCTCCGGCCCGGTCGAGCGGGTCCAGGACGAGTCGGGACTGGGCGAGAGCACGGTCCGCTACACCCCGGCAGGCCCGGCGCCCGATGCGACCGAGGCCCAGATCGTGCGCGGCTTCCTCGACGCCATGCTGGCGTACCCGGTGACGCACCGGGTCGCGGCCGAGTACCTGACGCCCGAGGCCGCCGACCAGTGGCGCCCCGGCCGGAGCACCACGGTGTACACGGCGGCGTACGTGTCCTCCGACGCGGTCGGGTCCGGGCGGATCGACCTGACCGCCGACGCGCGTCTCGACGCCCAGGGCCGGTTGACCCGCCTGGGGACCACGAAGCGGTGGGACCTCGACCTGGAGCGGATCGACGGGCAGTGGCGCATCGCGACCCCTCCCGACGGCGTCCTGGTGAGCCGGGGCTGGTTCGAGGACTACGTCCGCACGTTCGACCTGTACTTCCTCGACCAGAGCGGGAGCCACCTGGTGCCCGTACCCGTCCACGAGGTGGTCGGCGACCAGTTGGCGACGTCGCTGATGACCAGCCTGGCGATCGGGCCTCGGCCGGGTTCCGCGCCGGGGCTCACGACCGCCGTCCCGCCCGTCGAGGACCTGCGTGCCTCCGTCCCCGTGGTGGACGGGGTGGCCCAGATCGAGTTCTCGACGCGGGTCGGGGACCTCAAGCCCGCCCTGCAGAAGCGACTCTCGGCCCAGGTCGCCTGGACGCTGCGGCAGGTTCCCATCGTGACCGACGTGCAGATCACCGGCGACGGCACCGTGGTGGCGCCCGCGGGCGAGCCCGTCCAGGACGCGGGCGGCTGGACCTCCTTCGGCCCCGACAAGTCCCGTCGCTGGGCCACGGTCGTGGCCGAGGGTGTGGTCCACCGGGTCGGGCCGCGCTCACGGGAGCGGCTGCCGGGGGACTGGGGCACGGACGACGCCGGCGCGTCGATGGTCGCCGCGGACGAGGAGCGGGTCGTCGCGACGTGGCGCGACCGCGCCCGGGTCACGGCTGCCGACGGCACGGATCCCGTCGACATCACCGGCGAGCGGTTCCTGCGCCCGATCCTGGACATCGACGAGAACGCCTGGCTGGTCGACCGGCCCGCCGGCAGGACCCGCGTCCGGGTTCATGACGGCGAGTCCTTCGTCGGGGTCCCGGCGCCCGAGTTGCGCGGGATCTCGTCGTTCGCGGTCTCGCCCGACGGCGCCCGGTATGCCGCGACCGCGGACGGGCGGCTGTTCGTGGGCGGCGTCGAGCGCCGCGACGGTCGCGTCGTGGGCCTGACCGACGCGACGCGGCTGGCGACCGTCGCCGGAGCCCGCCAGGTCGTGTGGGTCGACGGCTCCCGGGTGGCCCATCTGGGACCACCGGGCAGCCAGGTGCACTCCCTGCGCATCGACGGCACCGAGGTCGTCGACGCCTGGCCCGGCGGTGGTCAACTCCTTCCGGACATCGAGCCGGTCGCCCTCGTGGCGACCGCCGCGGCCGACTCCGACCTCTACCTGCTCGACAGCGAGGGTGGCGTCTGGATCCTCGACCGGACCCGCTGGGTCGCGGTGGACGTCGCGGCCGCACGCGGCATCGCCTGA